The proteins below come from a single Aegilops tauschii subsp. strangulata cultivar AL8/78 chromosome 6, Aet v6.0, whole genome shotgun sequence genomic window:
- the LOC109779886 gene encoding uncharacterized protein: protein MACINTLQSCSMFKGAKAEARRGRASGGGSFGCRASTFMDGSGLRLGLDENPDAIISGEWPENFSLLSYDDLRAYLQSQQQQQQQPPSHAGDQQRGPLLREAMSTPVLMVTAEQALVEVEGQFQLVSGLPVVDSARRCIGVVVKSDRVRASHGSKTKIADVMTSPAITLSCDKTVTDAAALMLRKKIHRLPIVNQDNQVIGIVTRDDVLRALEAMLKF, encoded by the exons ATGGCGTGCATCAATACCTTGCAGAGCTGCTCCATGTTCAAAGGGGCCAAGGCTGAGGCCAGGAGGGGCAGAGCCAGCGGCGGCGGGAGCTTCGGGTGCCGGGCGTCCACGTTCATGGATGGGAGCGGGCTCCGGCTCGGGCTCGACGAGAACCCCGACGCCATCATCTCCGGCGAGTGGCCCGAGAACTTCTCCCTCCTCAGCTACGACGACCTCCGCGCATACCTCCAGtcccagcagcagcagcaacaacagccACCTTCCCATGCCGGCGATCAG CAGCGGGGGCCGCTCCTGCGCGAGGCCATGTCGACGCCCGTGCTGATGGTCACAGCGGAGCAGGCGCTGGTGGAGGTTGAAGGCCAATTTCAGCTCGTGTCAGGCCTCCCGGTTGTCGACAGCGCTCGCAGATGCATCGGGGTCGTCGTCAAGAGCGATCGCGTGAGGGCTTCACATGGG TCGAAGACGAAGATTGCAGATGTGATGACATCTCCAGCAATCACGCTATCATGCGATAAAACAGTGACCG ATGCCGCAGCTCTGATGCTCAGGAAGAAGATCCACAGATTACCGATAGTAAACCAGGACAATCAAGTAATAG GTATAGTTACCCGCGATGACGTTCTTCGCGCGTTGGAGGCCATGCTGAAGTTTTAG
- the LOC109779885 gene encoding protein LUTEIN DEFICIENT 5, chloroplastic: protein MPLPLHPCCAAGAAATPAMATTAGSCNASSTPPPRYLGSGQGRLRLAPAASRRNSPLLRCSASGGDGPDKVLEKRRAELTARISSGEFTAQGPGWLAPVAARLAKLGPPGELAAGLLTKVAGGERRGPELPQAVGSLASVAGEAFFLPLYDLFLTYGGVFRLNFGPKSFLIVSDPDVAKHILRDNSKAYSKGILAEILEFVMGTGLIPADGEVWRVRRRAIVPALHQKYVTAMIGLFGNASDRLCQKLDKAASDGEDVEMESLFSRLTLDVIGKAVFNYDFDSLSYDNGIVEAVYVTLREAEMRSTSPIPTWEIPIWKDISPRQRKVNEALALINNILDELIATCKRMVDEEDLQFHEEYMNEKDPSILHFLLASGDDVSSKQLRDDLMTMLIAGHETSAAVLTWTFYLLSKYPNVMSKLQAEADAVLGDGLPTIDDVKKLKYTTRVINESLRLYPQPPVLIRRSLEDDMLGEYPIGKGEDIFISIWNLHRCPKHWDDADVFNPERWPLDGPNPNETNQKFSYLPFGGGPRKCVGDMFATFETVVATAMLVKRFDFQMAPGAPPVEMTTGATIHTTKGLNMTVTRRIKPPVIPNLEMKIVSDSEGSTSSTASGEGQQVEVSTSQV, encoded by the exons ATGCCGCTGCCGCTGCACCCCTGCTGCGCCGCCGGCGCCGCGGCAACGCCCGCCATGGCCACCACCGCCGGCAGCTGCAACGCGTCctccaccccgccgccccggtaCCTCGGCTCCGGCCAGGGCCGGCTCCGCCTCGCTCCGGCAGCCAGCCGGCGTAATAGCCCGCTCCTCCGCTGCTCCGCGTCCGGCGGTGACGGGCCCGACAAGGTTCTTGAGAAGCGCCGGGCCGAGCTCACCGCCCGCATTTCCTCCGGCGAGTTCACCGCCCAGGGCCCCGG ATGGCTCGCGCCCGTCGCGGCGAGGCTCGCCAAGctcggcccgccgggggagctcGCGGCCGGGCTGCTCACCAAGGTAGCGGGCGGCGAGCGCAGGGGCCCGGAGCTGCCGCAGGCGGTCGGGTCGCTGGCGTCCGTCGCCGGGGAGGCCTTCTTCCTGCCGCTCTACGACCTCTTCCTCACCTACGGCGGCGTCTTCCGCCTCAACTTCGGGCCCAAG TCTTTCCTCATCGTCTCTGATCCGGATGTAGCTAAGCATATCCTGAGGGACAACTCCAAGGCTTATTCCAAG GGTATCCTTGCGGAAATATTGGAGTTTGTGATGGGCACAGGTCTGATCCCGGCCGATGGGGAGGTCTGGCGTGTTCGACGGCGTGCCATTGTACCAGCATTGCATCAGAAG TACGTGACAGCGATGATAGGTCTCTTTGGAAACGCTTCAGACCGGCTTTGCCAGAAGCTGGACAAGGCGGCATCCGACGGGGAGGATGTGGAGATGGAATCTCTCTTCTCTCGACTAACGCTGGATGTCATCGGGAAGGCAGTGTTCAATTATGATTTTGATTCATTATCCTATGATAATGGAATAGTTGAG GCTGTGTATGTAACATTACGGGAAGCGGAAATGCGGAGTACATCTCCTATTCCAACTTGGGAAATACCCATATGGAAAGACATCTCCCCTCGGCAGAGGAAGGTTAATGAAGCGCTTGCACTGATAAATAATATTCTCGATGAACTAATTGCTACATGCAAG AGGATGGTAGATGAAGAAGATTTGCAGTTTCACGAGGAATACATGAATGAGAAAGATCCTAGTATTCTTCACTTTCTATTGGCGTCTGGAGATGAT GTGTCCAGCAAGCAGCTACGTGATGATCTGATGACAATGCTCATAGCTGGCCATGAGACCTCTGCAGCAGTCTTGACATGGACATTTTATCTTCTATCTAAG TATCCAAACGTGATGTCCAAGCTCCAAGCTGAG GCTGATGCTGTTCTAGGAGATGGTTTACCAACAATTGATGATGTGAAGAAACTTAAGTATACTACTCGAGTTATTAATGAA TCTTTGAGACTATATCCACAGCCGCCAGTTTTAATTCGCCGCTCCCTTGAGGATGATATGCTAGGGGAGTACCCTATCGGCAA GGGAGAAGACATTTTTATATCCATCTGGAACCTTCATCGCTGCCCAAAGCATTGGGATGACGCAGATGTTTTCAATCCAGAAAGGTGGCCTTTGGACGGACCGAATCCAAACGAGACAAACCAAAAATTCAG TTACTTGCCATTTGGTGGTGGGCCAAGGAAATGTGTAGGTGATATGTTTGCTACTTTTGAG ACTGTGGTGGCAACAGCAATGCTTGTCAAGCGATTTGATTTTCAGATGGCTCCAGGAGCACCTCCG GTCGAGATGACAACTGGAGCAACGATTCACACAACTAAGGGACTGAACATGACTGTTACTCGGAGGATAAAGCCACCTGTAATTCCAAACTTAGAGATGAAAATCGTTTCCGATTCAGAAGGAAGCACAAGTTCTACTGCATCCGGAGAAGGTCAACAAGTAGAGGTGTCGACAAGTCAAGTGTGA